A genomic segment from Gemmatimonadaceae bacterium encodes:
- a CDS encoding P1 family peptidase has product MTADFRALGVAVGHATNNDGATGVTIVRGIDGPLRAGATVFGRAAGTRELHTLAVDHLVDRIDAVMLTGGSAYGLDAAAGVMRWMEERGRGFAVPGGIVPIVPAAVIFDLAPLGRFDARPTAQMAYDACETASPNDVAEGSVGVGTGATVGKIAGPTRAMKGGIGCAVESNGSWRVGALTVVNALGDVRDASGRIIAGARADESSSRPTRFLDAARQLATSAESRLGGRLGAAATNTTLSIVATDAPLGRVELTQLARAAGAALFRRITPTGTTVDGDVIFALAPPVPSGPLGNATMSIEALAVAALEAAIERAVRTARGRDGVPGLAD; this is encoded by the coding sequence GTGACCGCGGACTTCCGCGCGCTTGGCGTCGCTGTGGGACACGCGACGAACAACGACGGCGCGACGGGAGTCACGATCGTGCGAGGCATCGACGGGCCGTTGCGTGCCGGTGCGACTGTGTTCGGACGCGCCGCCGGCACGCGCGAGCTTCACACTCTCGCCGTCGATCATCTGGTCGACCGTATCGACGCCGTGATGCTCACGGGCGGTTCGGCTTATGGACTGGACGCGGCAGCCGGCGTGATGCGTTGGATGGAGGAGCGCGGCCGCGGCTTCGCTGTACCGGGCGGCATCGTGCCGATCGTACCGGCGGCGGTGATCTTCGATCTTGCACCTCTCGGCCGGTTCGACGCGCGGCCGACCGCGCAAATGGCCTACGACGCGTGCGAGACCGCATCACCTAACGACGTTGCCGAGGGCTCGGTTGGTGTTGGAACGGGTGCGACCGTTGGGAAGATCGCGGGGCCGACGCGGGCGATGAAAGGCGGCATCGGCTGCGCGGTCGAAAGCAACGGAAGCTGGCGCGTCGGCGCGCTGACGGTCGTGAACGCGCTCGGGGACGTCCGCGATGCGAGTGGCCGAATCATCGCTGGCGCGCGGGCCGACGAGAGCTCTTCCAGACCGACACGGTTTCTTGACGCGGCTCGTCAGCTTGCGACGTCGGCCGAGTCGCGGCTCGGCGGGCGCCTCGGAGCCGCGGCGACCAATACGACGCTCTCCATCGTCGCGACGGATGCGCCGTTAGGCAGGGTGGAACTCACGCAGTTGGCTCGCGCTGCCGGCGCCGCGCTCTTCCGTCGAATCACTCCGACGGGGACGACCGTCGACGGCGACGTGATCTTCGCGCTGGCCCCCCCAGTGCCGTCGGGGCCACTGGGGAACGCCACGATGTCGATCGAGGCCCTCGCCGTGGCGGCGCTCGAGGCAGCAATCGAGAGGGCCGTACGTACGGCGCGCGGCCGTGACGGAGTGCCGGGTCTCGCCGACTAG